The genomic segment TTTGCCCCTTTTAGAGTAATTTTGTACCGCCATTGTACCTCGGGTGGATGAGCAGAGGGTTCGTAGGGTGTTCCCTTAAATCACCTTATTTCCTCTTAAATCCGCTTAATTGGTTTCCGTCAGGGACCATCCCCCGAAAAACGGCAGAAATTGACAAAATTACTCGATATGGGCAAGAATCAAACTTCACAAATTCCTAACATCCTTCTGTCCGTGAAGGATGCCTCCGTTGCCATCTCTGTCAGCTCAAAGATGGTGCGACTGCTTATTGCCTCCGGCAGACTGAAAGCCGTCAACCTCGGCAAGCGGATGACACGCATCAGCCTACAGGAACTTACAGACTTTGCCCAAAGGCAAGGTGGTAATGTCGTGCTACCTTCTTCATCCCTTCCTTTTAATAATAACAAAAGGGAAAAGAAGAATAGTATAACTACTGCCAAGCCAGAGACGGGCAACGTGAACAAGAGAGCCAAGTGCCGCATGACACCAGCCAGTGAGAAAGCCCCTGAAGATGTTACTCACAAAACCCATTATACTATGGCAGAGGTAATGAGCAAGTTCAACATCAAGTACGGTCGCCTGTATGAGATACGCAACCGCTATCAGTTGGCATCCGTTCATGCCTGGGGTACGACTGCCTTCAGGAAAAAGGATGTTGAGAAGGCTATTGCCAAGTACGATGAGGAACAAGGCAAGGCACAGCAGGAAGCATACTACACCTGCTTCGACATCATGCAGAAGTATGGTCTGGGTAAGACGCAAGTACGCCGTTTTGCCGAGACACACGGTGTCCGCATCAAGAAAACCAAAGGTGGCAGGGCTAATCTCTACCTCAAAGCGGACTGGGAAGCAGCCCGAAAGAATGCCGAGAAAACGAGTGCCAGCACCAAGGCGAAACGGACATGAAGCTGGATATGAGAATACAAATGTTGGTACTACTTGCAGCGATGGTTAGAACCAATCCTGCAATCCGAGGCTCAAAACGGCTGGTTTTAGACCGTTGTACCCCGATTGTAGCTTTGCTCTCTCTAACTTTGCAGTGCCGTCCGAAAAAGATGTACCCCTCCTTTGGAAGTGTCTTGAAGCCAATGGCAATAATAAATGCAGTGCAACTATCAGCCCCGTTTATAGTATGATTTTCGCAGCAATTTCATACTCAAACGCTAACTCAGGTTAAATATGATGCATTGAGGGTCAACATTTTAGGCGCAACCTAAACAAAGGGCGTAACTTTGCAATCGCTTGAAGTCCAGACCGCCCATGAAGGGCAGCAAAGGACAACCGAATATAGACAAATGTAATAACAATATAAAATAGCAGATATGACGAATTTATGTACCAAGGTCACAGTGCGGAAGCGACCCATCAAGAACGGGCAGACATCCCTTTATCTCGATTTCTACCCACCAATCCGCAACCCGAAGACTGGCCGTCTGTCACGACGCGAGTATCTAGGCTTATACATTTATTCCAACCCTACTGAGAAGTTTCAGCAGGAGTACAACCGCAGTATCATGCAGAAGGCAGAGCTTATCAAGTGCCGCCGCACGGAGTCCATCATCAACGAGGAGTTCGGTTTCCTCGACCGCTCCAAAGGTCAGGAGAGCTTTCTTGACTACTTCAAGCAGTGTATGAACAAGACAACCAACAAGGCAAACTGGGAGGCTGCCTACAAGCACTTCGTCAAATATTCGGGTGGCGAGTGTCGCTTCTGCGACCTCGATGTAGCGTATTGCCAGAAGTTTGTTGATTATCTTTTGTCGGCAGAGTGCTATCATAACGGCAAGCCGATGATGCCCACCACCGCCAATAACCACCTCGTAAAGCTGAAAGCCGCCCTTCGTATGGCATACGATGACGGACATATCAAGGAGAACATAGCCAAGAAACTTGTCAAGGCTAAAGGACACGGCAACAAGCGGCAGTACCTGACCAAGGAGGAACTTGTTGCGCTGTCCAAGGCTGAGTGTAAGAGTGATGTGCTACGCCGTGCCGGACTGTTCTCCTGCCTTACGGGTCTTCGCCTGTCCGACTGCATCCTGCTCCAGTGGGAGAACATCAAGAAGTCGGGCGATGGCGGCTGGGTGCTTGACATCACCACCAAGAAGACAAAGACCGATGCCATCCTGCCAATCAGCGAGGAGGCACTTGCCCTGTGCGGCGATCGTGGAGAGGGGCAGGTATTCAAGAAACTGACACCAAACCTGGTTGCCGCCCACCTCAAAGACTGGATAAAGGCTGCTGGCATCACCAAGCATATCACTTTTCACTGCTTCCGTCATACATTCGCCACCTTGCAACTGGCAGGAGGAACGGACATCTACACCGTAAGCAAGCTGCTTACCCACAGCAACCTTGCCACAACACAGGTGTATGCAGAGGTGGTCAACGAACTGAAACGTGACGCATCAGAGCGCATTTCATTGAAGGATGATGCCAGTGAAAGTGCCACTACAGACAAAGAAACACTTGCTCATTGATATACCATTCATTTATCAACTTCAATTCAATCACATGGATAATGTAACAAACAATCTCTCGTTCGACCAGTTGCCCAAGGCAGTCGGTGAACTCCTGACCAAGGTGGACTATGTGATTAGCCGCCTTGACGAAAAAAAGGAAGCGGACGGTTCATCCCCAATCCAGGATGATGACCAGATGATGACGATGGACGAAGCTTGTCAGTTCATTGGCAAGAAACGCTCCACGATGTACTCTCTCACCTCTGAGCGACGCATCCCATACCGCAAGCGTGGCAACAAGCTCTACTTCTTTAAGAAGGAACTCATTGAGTGGATCCAGAGCGGAGGGGCATACGACAAGCCTTATACCCTCTCCGAGCAGGAACAGGCAGAGTTTGATGCCCATCTGGAGCAAATGCGTGAGAAGAAACGGCACAAGCCAGCTGCCGTCCAGCAACAATGATTCTTACTTTCGGAGGTGGGACATGACAGTCCCACTTCCTCATTAAAACCACTTGTCATTATGCGATACGCCAATATCAGATACAGTACGCTTCTGAATGAAGCACAGTATGATTACCTGTCGGATGAATGCCAGGACATCAACCGTATGAAGTGTTTCAAGACCTTCATCCGTCTGGCGGTCATGGAACAGACAACCGTGACCAAGACCCATTTCTCAGCTGTCCTACAGCCTGGGCAGTTCATGGCTTCAAAGGTCGAGCTTTCCCTGATGTGGGGTTGCAACCGAAAGACCGCCACCAGAATCATCAGGGAGTTCAATCAGATGGGTATTCTCCGTTCTGAACCGTCAAACCGCACGACCATCCACACACTGTTGTGCCTGTCAGTCTGGTTCACGGATCAGCGGACAATCAAGAATCCTTTCTTTGTCAGCAACCCTATGGTTAAACCCATTGAGAAACCGACAAGACAGACTAACCATGTCCCACCTAAAAGCAGTGCAGAAACAGTTGAAGTCTGCAAGCCGACACCAACAACAGATTCAGGTGGGAGATCTTCTGCCGATACAGGCAACGTGACTAAGGTCATATCGTCCGAATTTCTGGCTGAAGTGAAGAAGGAGCATTGCCTTACTCCTTCTCTTTCCCTACCATCTAATGATAATCTACGCGAGCGCGTGAGTCCAGTCTGTCAGTCTTCAAGCGAAACTGTTGCTGACAACCGCCATTATCCAACAAGCAGCAATCTCCAGTCTGATGGTATGCGAGAAGAGAACAAACAACCTACTGTCGTGGAAGAGGCACAGCAGCTTTCTTGCCATCAAGACGAGAGCTTGCTCCAAGAGGTATCGACAGTAGGGAAAGAAATAGAGGCATGAGCACAGCGTGGCAGTCCGGGACGTGGTGCGGGGAGAAAAAGGCTTGCCTTGTTATAGCCCACTATAACTACACGCTCCGCTTTCGTAGTTGTGGGCTCTTCCGAGGGACTCATGGCTTTGCCCTAAGAACCCACAAGGCGCTGCCCTTGACCCGTTCAGGGCGCTGCCCCGAAACCTCGCTCATGAGTTTCACCCCTGAGAACCCGGACCAAAGAGTGACCTTCTCTCTGGACGCTCCGCTCAGTGGCATCTGCCCCCAAGACCCCTGAGCAGGAAGTGACTCTCTCCCTGCGCCCTCCAATCAAGGCTCCGCCCCGATACCCCGATGACCAATTATACAGCAAATCCACAAAAGCAGAAATATGGCAACAACAGCAAAAGCATCCGAGCACATCAAGCCGTGCAACATCTCCCAGAGTGAGCGGCACAACAGGAGGGACGCAGACTACATCGCATCCCTCAATCCTGCCATGCTTTACATCCGCAGAGACCTGGCCCATCTGAATGAAGTGTATGTCGCACCTGACATGGAGGGTGTCAGTCTTCAGCAGCACTATGACGACATCCGTATCATGGTGAAGCAGAAGACTGGCAGGGCGATGCAGGAGAAGGACGTGAAGTTTACCGACAAGAAAGGCAAGCAGCGTGTCCGTCAGGGGTGCAGCCCCATCCGTGAAGGTGTTGTGAACATCAAGCCCGACACGACGATGGAAGACCTTTTGCGCTATGCCGAAAGAGTGCATGAGAGGTGGGGCATCAGAGCCTTACAGATACACATCCATAAGGATGAGGGGCATTATGAGGACACTAACGACCCCGCATCGTGGGAACCGAACTACCATGCTCATATCATCTGGGACTGGATGAACCACGACACGGGCAAGTCCTTCAAGTTGAATGCTGAGGACATGTCTGCCATCCAAGATTTGGTAGCTGAGACATTGGACATGCAGCGAGGGCAGAAGAAGTCTGAGACAGGAATTGACCATCTGGAACGGAACGACTTCATCATCCAGAAGCAGGAGAACAAGAAGAAGCAGCTCCAGGAAGAGGCAAAGAAAGCCGCCGCCGAGAAGGAAGAAGCGGATGCAGAGGTCGAGGCGGCGAAAACGGAAGTGGCAGACTTGTGGAAGGAACACGACTATCTGACAAGTGCCAACCGCACGAAAGCAGAGCGCAGCAACCGGCTCGACCTTGACATCAGAACCAAGACGAACCGCTCCCAATCTCTTGATTGTACTATTGAAGCAAAAAAACAGGAGGTGGGTAAACTGTCAGCGAAAGCCGACGAGAAGCTGCGGGACTTCTACACCATTAAGGAGCGTGGCAACTGGCAAGACCCGATGTTCTTTGCCATGTCTGCCTATATCTACCGCATTGACGAGGGTTTGCAATTCTGCATCAAAGCCATCCAAGACTTTGCCTATTCGGGCTTCGGAGGTCGTGGTGGCAAGCATGGTGACATCTTCAGGGACAATGAGTCATACGCCATCATGCACTACATGAAGATGTTTGCCGAACTGGCAAGTGCCACCTTGAAGCAGGTGGCAGACTGGTTTGTATGGCTGGCAAGCACCTTGGGCAGGTTCAATGCCAACGAACTCAGACGTGCCGACCATGAAGTCCACGACATTGCCGATGGCAGATATGATGGGCGAATACAGAAGTTCCAGCAAGGGATATCGAGATAGGCCGCTGCTATATGATATAGCAGTCCGATAAATTGGAATTCACAATTCTGATATACTTCAGATGTAGGTTGCCGTTTCTAAAGCAATATAAAGTTTGTTTAAACTATGGTTGGCATTGTTCAAGCCTTTGGCTTCATATCCATTTGTATCCAAAATGTCACCTGCTTCAAAAAAAGCATACAACTTCAAATTGTAGAAGTCGCACACAGATTGAACTCCAGCCAATTCCATTTCTACAGCGATGCACCCTTCTTCCATACGTTTGCGTACAAGTCCTTTTGTTTCTCTGATCATCGAATCTGTCGTCCATATTTTACCTGTAATATATGGTACAGATAATTTGTCGAAAATTATGGAAAGTTCCTTGCTTGCGGCTATATCAATATAGTCGGATGGTGCTGCAAAATAATATGAACACCCGTCCCCTCTGTAACTTTGTGTCGGTATGATAAATCTACCTTGTGTGGTTGTACGGTCAAGACTGCCACAGGAACCGAACATAATGAACTTTGATGCTCCAGTTAGCCAGCTTGCAAGATGACATTGAGAGGATGCTACTGCTGAACCTATTCCTGACAGGTAGAAAGTTATCGTAACTCCTTTATAAGTTGTTTTATAGATATGCGTGTCGCCATTGCAAGCCGACATAGTTGCAATAATTTCAGATTCGTAGGAATCAAGTAAATGCCGATGAATTTCCTTCGAGAATATTATCAGGCATATATCTGCAAAATCTCCACGTCTGCCGTAGAAATCAAACAGATTGATCATTGGTTCAGTTTCAATATCATAACTATCAGTAATCATAGCATATTGAATCAGATGTGAGTTTTATATTGCTCCGGTATCTCAAGATTGAAAGTTCTGCATAACAACAGAACATCGTGGACATCATTTTCATCGTATTCATATCCAAGATGGAACTGTACCTGTGCCTCCGGGTTTATGCAGAACACCTCAATATTCCCGATTTTTCCTTTACCTGAGAAAGTTTCGCTTGGGAAAGTGTATCCGTCATATAGAATTCCATCTTCGACATATTCGAAACAATGCAGATCGATTATTCTTCCGTTGTCATCTTTCCAGACAGTATGGCTGTCGGTCGTATAGTCCATTATAACTTCTCTGTATCCCTTCCCTGTAATCACGGATATGGTTATACAGTAGTCTTTCTTCTCTACGAACAGATCGATGTCGTTATGTATTCTTGTTTCTCTGCCTATAAGTGCATCGACACCCCAACCGCCGTCCAAAAATACCTTTACAGATGCTTCAGACAGCATTTCAAGAATCTCACATACATCAAAACAAGTTACCATAAAATTCGAATTTATAGGTTTCTGATCAATGATAAATCACCACTTGACAAAGCTTTGAAATTGCGCTCAATTTTCTCAATGTCCCAATCCCACCATTTCAGTTGCAGCAGAAAGGCGATGAATTCGTCATCAAAACGCATCCTGACCACTCGGCAGGGATTTCCCACGGCAACAGCGTATGGAGGAATGTCTGAGGCAACAACAGAGTTGGCTCCGATAATTGCACCGTCGCCTATATGAACGCCTGGCATGATGGTAACATGCTGGCCAATCCAGACATCATTGCCCACAACGGTATCACCCTTCAGAGGCAATTCATCTTTCACTGGAGCAATGGCACTTCCCCAGTCACCACCAATGACATAAAACGGATAGGTTGTCACACCGTCCATCCTATGATTGGCTCCATTCATGACAAACTCCACACCCTTGGCAATAGCGCAGAATTTGCCAATAATCAGCCGGTCACCTATGAAGTCGTAGAAATGAGTGACATGCTTCTCAAACTGGTCAGCACCATCCACATCATCGTAGTAGGTATAGTCGCCGATGATGATACGCGGGTTCTTCACCACGTTCTTGATGAAGCAGAGGCTTGGAATCTTCGGATTCGGAAAAGCCTCATTGGGGTTGGGTCTATTATTGATTTCCATAAATTCCGATTTATCTGTCTTTTTATATCAAGCAATTGGTGTATTCCATAATGGCTCAGCCTCCCAACCACGAGGAAAGCCCATCGCATTGATGTCAATGGACGGGTAGGAACTGAGTAGGGCATCAATCTTTGCCTTCATGTCGTTGTTCGGCGAAATGATGTCAAGGAAGAATTTAATGATACAGAGACTGAAATAGGCTTTCTTTTGGTTGACTGGAATTGCAATCCAAGGACGCGCCATACGTCGCTGAGTCAAAACCCTCAGAGCAAATGTACGGTTCCATACGCGAGCGTGATGACCGCAGT from the Prevotella sp. Rep29 genome contains:
- a CDS encoding helix-turn-helix domain-containing protein — encoded protein: MGKNQTSQIPNILLSVKDASVAISVSSKMVRLLIASGRLKAVNLGKRMTRISLQELTDFAQRQGGNVVLPSSSLPFNNNKREKKNSITTAKPETGNVNKRAKCRMTPASEKAPEDVTHKTHYTMAEVMSKFNIKYGRLYEIRNRYQLASVHAWGTTAFRKKDVEKAIAKYDEEQGKAQQEAYYTCFDIMQKYGLGKTQVRRFAETHGVRIKKTKGGRANLYLKADWEAARKNAEKTSASTKAKRT
- a CDS encoding site-specific integrase; this encodes MTNLCTKVTVRKRPIKNGQTSLYLDFYPPIRNPKTGRLSRREYLGLYIYSNPTEKFQQEYNRSIMQKAELIKCRRTESIINEEFGFLDRSKGQESFLDYFKQCMNKTTNKANWEAAYKHFVKYSGGECRFCDLDVAYCQKFVDYLLSAECYHNGKPMMPTTANNHLVKLKAALRMAYDDGHIKENIAKKLVKAKGHGNKRQYLTKEELVALSKAECKSDVLRRAGLFSCLTGLRLSDCILLQWENIKKSGDGGWVLDITTKKTKTDAILPISEEALALCGDRGEGQVFKKLTPNLVAAHLKDWIKAAGITKHITFHCFRHTFATLQLAGGTDIYTVSKLLTHSNLATTQVYAEVVNELKRDASERISLKDDASESATTDKETLAH
- a CDS encoding helix-turn-helix domain-containing protein, with the translated sequence MDNVTNNLSFDQLPKAVGELLTKVDYVISRLDEKKEADGSSPIQDDDQMMTMDEACQFIGKKRSTMYSLTSERRIPYRKRGNKLYFFKKELIEWIQSGGAYDKPYTLSEQEQAEFDAHLEQMREKKRHKPAAVQQQ
- a CDS encoding plasmid recombination protein, which translates into the protein MATTAKASEHIKPCNISQSERHNRRDADYIASLNPAMLYIRRDLAHLNEVYVAPDMEGVSLQQHYDDIRIMVKQKTGRAMQEKDVKFTDKKGKQRVRQGCSPIREGVVNIKPDTTMEDLLRYAERVHERWGIRALQIHIHKDEGHYEDTNDPASWEPNYHAHIIWDWMNHDTGKSFKLNAEDMSAIQDLVAETLDMQRGQKKSETGIDHLERNDFIIQKQENKKKQLQEEAKKAAAEKEEADAEVEAAKTEVADLWKEHDYLTSANRTKAERSNRLDLDIRTKTNRSQSLDCTIEAKKQEVGKLSAKADEKLRDFYTIKERGNWQDPMFFAMSAYIYRIDEGLQFCIKAIQDFAYSGFGGRGGKHGDIFRDNESYAIMHYMKMFAELASATLKQVADWFVWLASTLGRFNANELRRADHEVHDIADGRYDGRIQKFQQGISR
- a CDS encoding nucleoside phosphorylase, producing MITDSYDIETEPMINLFDFYGRRGDFADICLIIFSKEIHRHLLDSYESEIIATMSACNGDTHIYKTTYKGVTITFYLSGIGSAVASSQCHLASWLTGASKFIMFGSCGSLDRTTTQGRFIIPTQSYRGDGCSYYFAAPSDYIDIAASKELSIIFDKLSVPYITGKIWTTDSMIRETKGLVRKRMEEGCIAVEMELAGVQSVCDFYNLKLYAFFEAGDILDTNGYEAKGLNNANHSLNKLYIALETATYI
- a CDS encoding nucleotidyltransferase domain-containing protein, whose product is MVTCFDVCEILEMLSEASVKVFLDGGWGVDALIGRETRIHNDIDLFVEKKDYCITISVITGKGYREVIMDYTTDSHTVWKDDNGRIIDLHCFEYVEDGILYDGYTFPSETFSGKGKIGNIEVFCINPEAQVQFHLGYEYDENDVHDVLLLCRTFNLEIPEQYKTHI
- a CDS encoding Vat family streptogramin A O-acetyltransferase, with amino-acid sequence MEINNRPNPNEAFPNPKIPSLCFIKNVVKNPRIIIGDYTYYDDVDGADQFEKHVTHFYDFIGDRLIIGKFCAIAKGVEFVMNGANHRMDGVTTYPFYVIGGDWGSAIAPVKDELPLKGDTVVGNDVWIGQHVTIMPGVHIGDGAIIGANSVVASDIPPYAVAVGNPCRVVRMRFDDEFIAFLLQLKWWDWDIEKIERNFKALSSGDLSLIRNL